The following are encoded in a window of Candidatus Zixiibacteriota bacterium genomic DNA:
- a CDS encoding VWA domain-containing protein, translated as MIGIDRFASPWFLTGGVIVLFLIWWEWRAWRHRPAAAFSDLGLIEGTRPSLRARLRPLPSVLRVLVLLLLVVALARPQSGTASREITSEGVDIVLALDVSGSMKAEDFQPHNRLHVAKEVIRDFVENRANDRIGLVVFAAQAFTQCPLTLDYEVLLSFLDQIDFGMIEDGTAIGTGLATAVARLRDSDAKSRIIILLTDGVNNRGQIDPVTAAEVAKALNVKVYTIGAGKPGSARYPVDDPVFGKRYVTLPNELDEDVLQQIADATGGKYYRAHSEQMLERVYQEISTLEKTEVKIKEYIQYHDLFSRFALAALAAAFVGIVLGGTWLGSLP; from the coding sequence GTGATCGGCATCGACCGCTTTGCCAGTCCCTGGTTTCTCACCGGCGGCGTCATCGTGCTGTTTCTGATCTGGTGGGAATGGCGAGCGTGGCGGCATCGCCCCGCGGCGGCATTCTCCGATCTCGGTCTGATCGAAGGCACGCGTCCGTCGCTGCGCGCACGACTGCGACCGTTGCCGTCGGTGTTGCGCGTCCTCGTCCTGCTGCTGCTCGTGGTGGCTCTGGCCCGGCCGCAGTCGGGGACCGCATCCCGTGAAATCACCTCCGAAGGGGTCGATATCGTGCTGGCGCTGGATGTCTCCGGCTCGATGAAGGCCGAAGATTTCCAGCCGCACAACCGTCTGCACGTGGCCAAAGAGGTCATTCGCGATTTCGTCGAGAATCGCGCCAACGACCGCATCGGATTGGTCGTGTTCGCGGCACAGGCATTCACGCAGTGCCCGTTGACCCTCGACTATGAGGTCCTGCTCAGCTTCCTCGATCAGATCGATTTCGGCATGATCGAGGACGGCACCGCGATCGGCACCGGCTTGGCGACCGCGGTCGCCCGCCTGCGCGATTCGGATGCCAAGAGCCGCATCATTATTCTGCTGACCGATGGGGTCAACAATCGCGGACAGATCGATCCGGTGACCGCCGCCGAAGTGGCCAAAGCGTTGAATGTGAAAGTGTACACCATCGGCGCGGGCAAACCCGGCTCGGCGCGATATCCCGTAGATGATCCGGTCTTCGGCAAACGCTATGTCACATTGCCGAACGAACTCGATGAGGACGTGCTGCAACAGATCGCCGACGCGACCGGCGGCAAGTACTATCGCGCACACTCCGAGCAGATGCTCGAGCGGGTCTATCAGGAGATCAGCACGCTGGAGAAAACCGAAGTGAAGATCAAGGAGTATATCCAGTATCATGACCTCTTCAGCCGGTTCGCCCTCGCGGCGCTGGCGGCCGCGTTCGTGGGAATCGTTCTGGGAGGAACCTGGCTGGGGTCGTTGCCGTAG
- a CDS encoding rhodanese-like domain-containing protein yields MKQSTSRQILFLLSAAVVLGLLRNAVAPGSIPWRGQWGPPQVAPGDSTGVPQSAQPDDPPFITLQKAAEMHADPNVVFIDARDPEDFEMGCIPGSILLPFEMFDDYWPAVSERLSQDRPIVAYCSGSECEASLMLARLLVQEHGYEHVYVFFGGATMWEDAGMPMDTIPAPPPGV; encoded by the coding sequence ATGAAGCAGTCAACATCCAGGCAGATTCTGTTTTTGCTGAGTGCGGCCGTGGTGCTCGGGCTGCTGCGCAATGCCGTCGCGCCCGGGAGCATCCCCTGGCGCGGACAATGGGGGCCGCCCCAGGTCGCGCCCGGCGATTCAACCGGCGTACCGCAGTCCGCCCAGCCCGATGATCCGCCCTTCATCACTCTGCAAAAGGCGGCCGAAATGCACGCAGATCCCAACGTGGTCTTCATCGATGCCCGCGATCCCGAGGATTTCGAGATGGGCTGTATCCCCGGCTCGATTCTGTTGCCGTTTGAGATGTTCGATGACTATTGGCCCGCGGTGAGCGAACGACTCTCGCAAGATCGTCCGATCGTCGCCTACTGTTCCGGTTCCGAGTGCGAAGCGTCGCTGATGCTGGCCCGTCTGCTGGTTCAGGAGCACGGATACGAGCATGTCTACGTCTTCTTCGGCGGCGCGACGATGTGGGAGGATGCGGGTATGCCGATGGACACCATCCCGGCGCCGCCGCCGGGGGTGTAA
- a CDS encoding lysylphosphatidylglycerol synthase transmembrane domain-containing protein, with amino-acid sequence MNPRTRRTRLLRIALFVAALAALVYILRDIDPAAVWHTLLRMNPWLLLPVAIGVLVMPLVRAMRLRLIMEPQQALAPMRVFSAYNIGQLLNVMLPALTGQVARVLFFSRTFPITKTFAFASVMLEVLFDGLVLVVMIFAASFLVVMPDWMVKGEVVVFIACLLLLGFFYRILHRHRNPNRRPSLLRKKLPAGVLRRWDNMKESFLAGLDMLTSRRHLTLVVLLSILSWVSHALIVMFLLQAFGFSVPFWGAIVILIVNTLAIMIPVSPGNLGVFQVASVVGLAFFHVPKDEALAFSIVLHVAELGPIFALGAVSSLTGHVRIREYTDADLLSEEERLKESLDDSRLQPTPQTAQDESVIAPGTEPQSGAP; translated from the coding sequence ATGAATCCGCGTACGCGACGCACCAGGTTGCTCCGCATCGCACTGTTTGTGGCGGCGCTGGCGGCGCTCGTCTACATCCTGCGCGACATCGATCCTGCCGCGGTCTGGCACACGCTCCTGAGGATGAATCCGTGGCTCTTGCTGCCGGTGGCGATCGGCGTTCTGGTCATGCCGCTGGTTCGGGCCATGCGGCTGCGGCTGATTATGGAGCCGCAACAGGCCCTGGCGCCGATGCGTGTCTTTTCCGCCTACAACATCGGGCAACTGCTCAATGTCATGCTGCCCGCGCTGACCGGACAGGTCGCGCGGGTGCTGTTTTTCTCCCGGACATTCCCCATCACCAAGACCTTCGCGTTCGCCTCGGTCATGCTTGAAGTGCTATTCGACGGGCTGGTGCTGGTGGTGATGATCTTTGCGGCATCGTTTCTGGTCGTCATGCCCGACTGGATGGTCAAAGGCGAAGTGGTCGTCTTCATCGCCTGCCTGCTGCTGTTGGGATTTTTCTACCGCATTCTCCACCGACACCGCAATCCGAACCGTCGCCCCAGTCTGCTGCGCAAGAAACTCCCCGCCGGGGTGTTGCGCCGCTGGGACAACATGAAAGAATCGTTTCTGGCGGGGCTGGATATGCTCACGTCGCGCCGCCATCTGACGCTCGTCGTGCTGTTGTCGATCCTGTCGTGGGTGTCCCATGCTCTGATCGTCATGTTCCTGCTGCAGGCGTTCGGATTCTCGGTGCCGTTTTGGGGCGCCATCGTCATCCTTATCGTCAACACATTGGCGATCATGATTCCGGTCAGTCCCGGCAATCTGGGTGTGTTTCAAGTGGCGTCGGTGGTCGGGTTGGCGTTTTTTCATGTGCCCAAGGATGAGGCGCTGGCGTTTTCGATCGTCCTGCATGTCGCCGAACTGGGACCGATCTTCGCGCTCGGGGCGGTGTCGTCGCTGACCGGCCACGTACGCATCCGTGAGTACACCGACGCCGATCTGCTCAGCGAAGAAGAGCGACTCAAAGAATCGCTTGACGACTCCCGCTTGCAGCCCACGCCTCAGACGGCACAAGATGAATCAGTTATTGCTCCCGGGACGGAGCCGCAATCCGGCGCTCCGTAG
- the rsgA gene encoding ribosome small subunit-dependent GTPase A: protein MNDDSRQLQGRVIQSYGNRYVVQSVAGTYDCGLRGRLRLSDQPTRTPVAVGDHVIFATEGPGIGMIEEVEERRNRISRPDVIKPGQEQVLVANCDQLVVVASVSRPKLKLGAIDRFLLIAERERMTGVVVINKSDLASKAELDHALGVYNSAGYPALATSAVTGDGLEELRRMLTLKTSILAGHSGVGKSSLVMALDPTLNLRTAAVSEATGKGSHTTTTVRLFPLRAGGYIADMPGLRVIGLWGLTPEELPGLFPEFASRAHGCKFHNCMHIGEPQCAVAAALASGEIRPERHQGYLRIRESLIMKG, encoded by the coding sequence ATGAATGACGATTCCCGACAGCTTCAGGGCCGGGTGATCCAAAGCTACGGAAATCGCTATGTCGTCCAGTCCGTTGCCGGAACCTACGATTGCGGGCTGCGCGGACGGCTGCGCCTCAGCGATCAACCGACCCGGACGCCCGTGGCCGTCGGTGATCATGTGATCTTTGCGACCGAAGGTCCGGGTATCGGAATGATCGAGGAGGTCGAGGAACGCCGCAATCGCATCTCCCGCCCCGATGTCATTAAGCCGGGACAAGAACAGGTCCTGGTGGCCAATTGCGACCAGCTCGTCGTCGTCGCCTCGGTCAGCCGCCCGAAGCTCAAGCTCGGCGCCATCGACCGCTTCCTGCTCATTGCCGAGCGGGAGAGGATGACCGGCGTGGTCGTCATCAATAAGTCGGATCTGGCATCAAAGGCCGAACTCGATCACGCGCTCGGCGTGTACAACTCCGCAGGGTATCCCGCGCTGGCGACATCGGCCGTGACCGGAGATGGGCTCGAAGAATTGCGCCGGATGTTGACCCTGAAGACCTCGATTCTCGCCGGACATTCCGGTGTCGGAAAGTCGTCGCTCGTCATGGCCCTTGATCCCACCTTGAATCTGCGCACCGCCGCGGTCTCCGAGGCGACCGGGAAGGGCTCGCACACGACGACCACTGTGCGCCTGTTCCCGTTGCGCGCCGGCGGTTACATTGCCGACATGCCGGGTCTGCGCGTCATCGGGCTGTGGGGGCTGACCCCCGAGGAACTGCCGGGCTTGTTCCCCGAGTTTGCCTCCCGCGCTCATGGGTGCAAGTTTCATAATTGCATGCACATCGGCGAGCCGCAATGCGCCGTGGCCGCAGCGCTGGCGTCGGGCGAAATCAGGCCCGAACGTCACCAGGGGTATCTTCGCATTCGGGAGTCGCTCATAATGAAGGGCTGA
- a CDS encoding site-2 protease family protein, with amino-acid sequence MKRDEIVDKARVVHGLIEDVLAIETVLTTRSTIVVRGTPRLPADDFRAVIDARFRAAGLTVEVETLAPPGSPAETAIVSVPLTERAGHAIPLVNIALFAATVMTTVLFGGPSFAAWFLAILLFHEFGHFIFARLRRMDVSWPYFIPAPNILGTFGAFIQLRSPIRDRRGLFDMAVAGPLAGFVVSVVALAVGLAGSDVAPSDAAGDGLLLGESLLFRAVAAVVLPGVTDEQTIILHPVAFAGWAGLLVTMFNMLPMGQLDGGHIAYALWRRAQRPIALATIAGLLIAAFWWPWWIVWAGIGFFLRPHHPPTIVDELPVGRSRFVLGCISFVVFIICFTPIPFSFPGS; translated from the coding sequence ATGAAGCGCGACGAAATTGTCGATAAGGCACGCGTGGTGCACGGGCTGATCGAAGACGTGCTCGCCATCGAGACGGTGCTGACAACGCGGTCGACGATCGTCGTGCGCGGCACGCCGAGACTCCCGGCCGATGACTTTCGCGCGGTGATCGACGCGCGCTTTCGCGCGGCGGGACTGACGGTCGAAGTTGAAACGCTGGCGCCGCCGGGCAGCCCTGCGGAAACGGCCATCGTCAGCGTGCCATTGACCGAACGGGCGGGGCATGCCATTCCGCTGGTGAACATCGCGCTGTTTGCGGCGACGGTCATGACGACGGTGTTATTCGGCGGGCCGAGCTTTGCCGCGTGGTTTTTGGCGATCCTGCTGTTTCATGAGTTTGGGCATTTCATCTTTGCGCGGCTGCGGCGCATGGATGTGAGCTGGCCGTATTTCATTCCGGCGCCGAACATCCTGGGAACGTTCGGGGCCTTCATCCAACTGCGTTCGCCGATCCGCGACCGGCGCGGGCTGTTCGATATGGCGGTCGCGGGACCGCTGGCGGGATTTGTCGTTTCGGTCGTGGCGCTGGCCGTCGGGCTGGCCGGGTCGGACGTCGCACCAAGCGATGCGGCGGGCGACGGGCTCTTGCTCGGCGAATCGCTGTTGTTTCGCGCCGTGGCGGCGGTGGTCTTGCCGGGGGTGACGGACGAACAAACGATCATATTGCACCCGGTGGCGTTCGCGGGATGGGCGGGACTGCTGGTGACGATGTTTAATATGCTGCCGATGGGGCAGTTGGACGGCGGGCATATCGCGTACGCGCTATGGCGGCGCGCGCAGCGCCCGATCGCGCTGGCGACAATCGCCGGTTTGCTGATCGCCGCGTTCTGGTGGCCGTGGTGGATCGTGTGGGCCGGCATCGGATTTTTTCTGAGGCCGCACCATCCGCCGACGATCGTAGATGAGCTTCCAGTCGGACGATCGCGATTTGTTCTCGGCTGCATTTCGTTCGTCGTATTCATCATCTGCTTCACTCCGATCCCATTCTCATTTCCCGGCAGTTAA
- a CDS encoding tetratricopeptide repeat protein, whose amino-acid sequence MRLPMNNATLAVLRICACAGLLLVPTSARADQFAEFINTGNRLYEQGHLDSALERYRAAQLERPDAKEAEYNIGNVMHHRGALDSALAAYQDAAHASDSTLHPRAHYNMGNTLYRGSQYAPAVEAYRQALIADPDDLDAKHNLELALRQMIDDSTQKKPEQQPDDQQSDSTQQQQQQQQPDSSQQEQNQQQQQQNTDQQDNRQQDAPSTEQQGDQQQPAEQRQSQAQQEGMTPQDAQRLLDALKQDELNLQKQRTQRSARGVPVLKDW is encoded by the coding sequence ATGAGACTCCCGATGAACAATGCGACGCTTGCCGTCCTGCGCATCTGCGCATGCGCCGGATTGCTGCTTGTCCCGACATCGGCCAGAGCCGATCAATTCGCCGAGTTCATCAACACGGGAAACAGACTCTACGAACAGGGCCATCTTGACTCGGCGCTGGAACGATACCGCGCGGCCCAATTGGAACGGCCCGATGCGAAGGAGGCCGAGTACAACATCGGCAATGTCATGCACCACCGTGGCGCACTCGATTCCGCGCTGGCCGCGTATCAGGATGCCGCCCATGCGTCCGACAGCACGCTCCACCCACGCGCCCACTACAACATGGGCAACACGCTGTACCGCGGCAGCCAATACGCACCGGCGGTCGAGGCGTATCGCCAGGCGCTCATCGCCGATCCCGACGACCTTGATGCCAAGCACAATCTCGAATTGGCGCTCCGGCAGATGATCGATGACTCGACGCAAAAGAAACCGGAGCAACAGCCGGACGATCAGCAATCCGATTCGACACAACAGCAACAGCAGCAACAGCAGCCCGACTCGTCACAACAGGAACAGAATCAGCAGCAACAGCAGCAAAACACCGATCAACAGGACAACCGGCAGCAGGATGCCCCATCGACCGAGCAACAAGGCGACCAGCAGCAGCCCGCCGAGCAGAGGCAGTCGCAGGCGCAACAGGAAGGCATGACGCCGCAGGACGCGCAGCGGCTGCTCGATGCCCTCAAACAGGATGAGCTCAATCTCCAGAAGCAACGCACCCAACGCAGCGCCCGGGGCGTGCCGGTGCTGAAGGACTGGTAA
- a CDS encoding VWA domain-containing protein: MRFAAQHWLWGLMAVPILAVILAWAWRMRRRLAARFAEKALWTRLAPDVNYAVRGWKLTCGLLAIALMIFAVASPQWGASAVMLQRRGLDIVVALDVSRSMLASDVKPNRLDRAKREIVEIFNRLSGDRIGLVVFAGDAYVQFPLTIDAAAARMLLDAVDSRSAGRPGTILDVAIRKAVAMFETDERKFKVLVLISDGEGLEGDPLAAAREAAQTGVRIYTVGIGTPGGEPIPEFDDNGRQTGFKKDQSGQVVLSKLDEVTLQKIALATEGRYFRAGPAQMELDELFAELAKLEKKELEGRLFTEFEERYQYFLVPAFLLLGLEMALVERRRRRRTGTNA; the protein is encoded by the coding sequence ATGAGATTCGCCGCACAACATTGGCTGTGGGGTCTGATGGCCGTCCCGATCCTCGCTGTCATCCTGGCGTGGGCGTGGCGTATGCGCCGGCGTCTGGCGGCTCGGTTCGCCGAGAAAGCGCTCTGGACGCGCCTGGCGCCCGATGTCAATTACGCCGTCCGTGGCTGGAAGCTGACCTGCGGGCTGTTGGCGATTGCCCTGATGATCTTCGCCGTCGCCTCTCCGCAGTGGGGGGCCAGCGCGGTGATGTTGCAACGACGTGGTCTGGATATTGTCGTGGCGCTCGATGTCTCCCGTTCGATGCTCGCCTCCGATGTCAAGCCGAATCGTCTGGATCGGGCCAAACGCGAAATCGTCGAAATCTTCAATCGCCTTTCCGGAGATCGCATCGGGCTGGTCGTGTTCGCCGGCGACGCCTATGTCCAATTTCCGTTGACCATCGACGCCGCCGCGGCGCGCATGCTGCTGGACGCGGTCGACTCGCGGTCGGCCGGACGTCCCGGCACCATCCTGGATGTCGCCATCCGCAAGGCGGTCGCAATGTTTGAAACCGATGAACGCAAGTTCAAGGTGCTCGTGCTGATTTCCGACGGCGAAGGTCTGGAAGGCGATCCCCTGGCCGCCGCCCGGGAAGCGGCCCAAACCGGGGTGCGCATCTACACCGTCGGCATCGGCACGCCGGGAGGCGAGCCGATTCCCGAATTCGATGACAACGGCCGGCAGACCGGGTTCAAAAAGGATCAAAGCGGGCAGGTCGTGCTCTCGAAGCTCGACGAGGTGACTCTGCAAAAAATCGCGCTGGCGACCGAAGGGCGCTACTTCCGTGCCGGACCCGCGCAAATGGAGTTAGACGAGCTGTTCGCCGAGTTGGCCAAGCTGGAGAAGAAGGAACTCGAGGGGCGGCTGTTCACGGAATTCGAGGAACGCTACCAATACTTTTTGGTGCCGGCGTTCCTGCTGCTGGGCCTGGAAATGGCACTCGTCGAACGGCGCCGACGTCGCCGAACCGGGACGAACGCATGA
- a CDS encoding BatD family protein, with protein MSRARITILACLLAALPPAARADIRFTASVDTDSIPRDGVVHFTLTLQAPEQSLPNPTLPDLGAFEVFSSGRAQNVSYVDGRVTTSIAYNYALVPRGPGNYTIGEAKVTIDGKEYTTQPIAIVVTKEGAGSVTQQQRQQPPPETPDREKPGGKREGIFITTSLDKDTALVNEPVTFIFRFYRAQRLLSSPEYNRPEFPGFWVEELSPQRRYRRTIDGVEYDVTELRTMLFPTDAGVKTIEPARLKIAIPNRSRGSALDPFGRDIFGLIGGEDRVLQSDPLSLIVLAPPARGRPENWSGLVGRFRMKSSVSAREVAVGDPITVTVTIEGEGNIKSIARPQFDSIPDFRTFSAGTSETVSKEGYRIGGMKSFEEVFVPQRAGVYALPVFSLCYYDLNSQRYATLTSDTITVTVTGASTDFSLPSLRLQPDELSDLAADVRFLKTDGTDLRTVAGPGLFGPAFWAGHLVPLCGLLAFVGWRRRILRDQANPASRRRRLAYRSALQRLRNGESARVSTADVASALEQFFSDRYNCAARGLRRNDMRDLLAKDRVPESTLNEYMDLLDWCDRSRYVPADSDGAPSELITRAISLLAEFEQSR; from the coding sequence ATGTCCCGTGCCCGCATCACCATCCTCGCATGCCTGCTGGCGGCACTGCCACCGGCGGCGCGGGCCGACATCCGTTTCACCGCGTCGGTCGACACCGACAGCATCCCGCGCGACGGCGTTGTCCACTTCACGCTGACGCTGCAGGCGCCCGAGCAGTCGCTGCCGAATCCGACGCTGCCGGATCTCGGCGCATTCGAGGTATTCTCTTCGGGACGAGCGCAGAACGTCTCGTACGTCGATGGGCGCGTCACGACATCGATTGCCTACAACTACGCTCTCGTGCCGCGGGGCCCGGGCAACTACACGATCGGCGAAGCGAAAGTCACGATCGACGGTAAAGAATACACCACCCAGCCGATCGCCATCGTCGTCACCAAGGAGGGTGCGGGCTCCGTCACGCAACAACAGCGTCAACAGCCGCCGCCTGAGACTCCGGACCGCGAAAAACCCGGCGGCAAACGCGAAGGAATCTTCATCACCACCTCGCTGGACAAGGACACCGCGTTGGTCAACGAGCCCGTGACCTTCATCTTTCGGTTCTACCGGGCGCAACGGCTGCTCTCCAGCCCGGAATACAATCGCCCCGAGTTCCCCGGATTCTGGGTCGAAGAGCTCTCGCCGCAGCGGCGATACCGCCGAACCATCGACGGCGTCGAATACGACGTCACCGAACTGCGGACGATGCTCTTTCCCACCGACGCCGGGGTCAAGACGATCGAACCGGCGCGCCTGAAGATCGCGATTCCGAATCGATCCCGCGGTTCCGCGCTCGATCCGTTCGGTCGCGACATCTTCGGGCTGATAGGCGGGGAGGACCGCGTCCTGCAGTCCGATCCGCTTTCACTGATTGTTCTCGCGCCGCCCGCGCGGGGACGTCCGGAGAACTGGTCGGGCCTGGTGGGACGCTTTCGAATGAAGTCGTCGGTCAGTGCACGTGAAGTCGCAGTGGGCGACCCGATCACCGTGACCGTGACGATTGAAGGAGAAGGGAACATCAAATCGATTGCCCGGCCGCAATTCGACTCGATTCCCGATTTCCGGACGTTCTCTGCGGGCACATCCGAGACCGTTTCGAAAGAGGGCTACCGAATCGGGGGGATGAAATCCTTCGAGGAAGTGTTCGTTCCGCAGCGCGCCGGTGTCTATGCGCTCCCGGTCTTCTCCCTGTGCTATTATGATTTGAACAGTCAGCGCTACGCAACCCTCACAAGCGACACGATCACCGTCACCGTGACCGGCGCGTCGACTGACTTCTCTCTGCCGTCGCTGCGGCTCCAGCCCGATGAGCTCTCCGACCTCGCCGCCGATGTGCGCTTTCTGAAGACCGATGGAACCGATCTGCGCACGGTCGCCGGACCCGGCCTGTTCGGTCCGGCATTCTGGGCCGGGCATCTCGTGCCGCTCTGCGGCCTTCTGGCATTCGTCGGATGGCGGCGACGGATTCTCAGGGACCAGGCCAACCCGGCGTCGCGCCGACGCCGACTGGCGTATCGCTCGGCCCTGCAGCGTCTCCGCAACGGCGAGTCGGCGCGCGTCTCGACCGCGGATGTCGCATCGGCGCTCGAACAGTTCTTTTCCGACCGCTACAACTGCGCCGCGCGCGGGCTGCGTCGCAATGACATGCGCGACCTGCTCGCCAAAGACCGTGTGCCCGAATCGACTTTGAATGAGTACATGGACCTGTTGGATTGGTGCGACCGCAGCCGCTACGTTCCGGCCGATTCCGACGGCGCCCCGTCGGAGTTGATCACGCGTGCCATATCGCTTCTCGCCGAATTCGAGCAGTCACGATGA
- a CDS encoding MauE/DoxX family redox-associated membrane protein, giving the protein MSILRNDAVALLVRLLVGGVFVYASLDKIIHPAGFAKAVNNYHILPNDLISIFALILPWLELLCGMALIMGTKVSGAALILLGMNFMFVIAIASALVRGLNIDCGCFSTSTRARTIGLTTLLLDIGLVVLIFYTVRFGAGRWSLDRRTVAA; this is encoded by the coding sequence ATGAGTATACTGAGAAATGATGCCGTGGCGCTGTTGGTCCGACTCCTCGTCGGGGGGGTCTTCGTCTATGCCTCGCTCGACAAAATCATCCACCCGGCAGGATTCGCCAAGGCGGTCAACAACTACCACATCCTACCCAACGATCTCATCAGCATCTTCGCCCTGATTCTGCCATGGCTGGAGCTGCTCTGCGGTATGGCGCTGATCATGGGCACAAAAGTGTCCGGGGCGGCGCTGATCCTGCTGGGGATGAACTTCATGTTCGTGATCGCGATCGCCAGCGCGCTCGTTCGCGGGCTCAATATCGACTGCGGATGCTTTTCGACGTCCACACGCGCGCGCACGATCGGTCTGACGACACTCTTGCTGGATATCGGACTGGTTGTTTTAATTTTCTATACGGTGCGTTTCGGTGCGGGACGCTGGTCGCTGGATCGCCGGACCGTCGCGGCCTGA
- a CDS encoding tetratricopeptide repeat protein — MIRPTINPRRAGHWTIAAWALASIGLLSESAHAQTPEVIFDAAVSAYQRGRFDSAAVGFLSLARAGIDDARVWYNLGNSHFKAGRIGSALVAYRRGLRLHPRDADLQANLRYVSLFAVDKIEPVGVFFLEEWWRAVADRISFSEARTLAALAMWCAVLLTVGRLWPGPRPRVALWLVIAGWGLWLSATGAAASRYARDVQRRDGVIVVARADVRSGPGDSYALQFTAHDGLSGTIQRTDSAWHFVLFPNGLKGWIAAADFELI, encoded by the coding sequence ATGATCCGACCGACGATCAACCCGCGCCGCGCCGGGCATTGGACTATCGCCGCCTGGGCGCTGGCGAGCATCGGGCTGTTGTCCGAATCGGCGCACGCGCAGACGCCCGAAGTCATCTTCGATGCCGCCGTGTCGGCGTATCAGCGGGGCAGGTTCGACTCGGCGGCAGTGGGATTTCTTTCACTGGCGCGCGCCGGAATCGATGACGCGCGCGTCTGGTACAACCTCGGCAATTCGCACTTTAAGGCCGGGCGCATCGGCTCGGCGCTGGTTGCGTACCGGCGCGGACTGCGATTGCATCCGCGCGATGCCGATTTGCAGGCCAATCTGCGCTACGTCAGTCTCTTCGCCGTCGACAAGATCGAGCCGGTCGGCGTATTCTTCCTGGAAGAATGGTGGCGCGCCGTGGCCGACCGCATCTCCTTCAGCGAGGCCCGTACACTTGCCGCGCTGGCCATGTGGTGCGCGGTTTTGCTGACAGTCGGTCGGCTCTGGCCCGGCCCGCGACCGCGCGTGGCCCTCTGGTTGGTGATTGCCGGCTGGGGTCTCTGGCTGAGCGCAACCGGCGCCGCAGCATCGCGCTATGCGCGTGATGTTCAGCGACGCGACGGCGTGATCGTGGTCGCGCGCGCCGATGTCCGCAGCGGTCCCGGCGACAGCTACGCGCTCCAGTTTACCGCCCATGACGGGCTTTCCGGCACGATTCAGCGTACCGATTCGGCGTGGCACTTCGTGCTGTTCCCCAATGGGCTGAAGGGATGGATCGCCGCCGCGGATTTTGAGCTCATCTGA